The nucleotide sequence GGTATTCATCTCTAAGTCTGATGAGTTCGTGATCCTCACTTATGCGATTAATTCTTTGCTCTTCTACCTGTAAAGATTCATGAATGGATACTAAGGGGACAACATAGGTATGCTTTCCAACTCTGACCAGCTGTCCATCAAGTATAGCCAAGGTTAGTGGTAAGCGGATGGTGAAGCGACTGCCTTTATCTTTGGTGGATTTCAGTTCAATCGTACCATTGAGTTCATGGATGTTTCGGCGGACTACATCCATGCCAACACCACGACCTGACAGATCCGATACCGCTTCAGCAGTTGAAAAGCCTGCTTTAAAAATGAGCTGATTTATCGCATCTTCACTGAGCTCTTCATCCTCACTGATAAGCCCTTTCTCTAGTGCTTTTTTACGGATTAACTGCGTATTTAATCCTGCTCCATCATCTATGATCTCAATAATGATGTTACCGCCCTGATGGAACGCATTAAGGGTGATAGTACCTATTTCTGGTTTACCTTTACTGACTCTTATATCGGGGGTTTCAAGTCCGTGGTCAAGAGAGTTTCTGACTAGGTGGACCATGGGATCGACAATCTTTTCCATTACCGTTTTATCTAGCTCAGTCTCTTCTCCTTTAAGGACTAACTCGACTTTCTTGCCTAACTGTTGACCTATGTCGCGAACGAGTCTGGGAAAGCGGTTGAAGGCAAAACTGATGGGAAGCATGCGGATCTGCATGACACTTTCCTGCAGGTCTCGAGTATGGGATGCTAGTTGCTCTAATCCTTGTTTAAGAGAAAGGAGAGACTCTTCTTCTATAGAATCTTGCTGACCAATCTGGCCTAACATGGCCTGGGTAATGACCAGCTCACCGACCATATTGATAAGGATATCTATTTTTTCAATACTGACACGTATTGAACCGCCTTCTGGCGTTTTAGCCGTGGTTACGGCTTTAGGCTTAGCAGTAACTGTTGTTCCAGTAGAGAGCGGTTTATCTTTATCTTGAGCCTCTGATGATGACGTTTGCTCTTTTTCAGTTAAATGAGCCTGTTTGTGATAATTGATAATGCACTCATCTTCAACCCACTCGAATACTTCTTTTATCTTATCTAAAGGTTGTTCAGTGATTAAAGTAAGCTGCCAATTGAGGTAACAGGCTTCAGGATCCAGATCTGAGAAGTCAGGTAGAGTAGAATCCACTAACGTGACGCTTAATTGACCAAGAAGCCTTAACTCATTGAACATCAAGCTAGGATCATTACCACAGCGTAATATGTCTATGCCTGGTTTGAAGTCTATGGTCCATGTTGCCATCTGATGGTCATTGTCATCAATGGTTTCTTCTATTGCACTCTCATCTAGCTCTTCATGACTGGCGTTACCCGTTAATGCTGCATTGAATCGCCTCTCTAACTCTGCTAGTAAAGGGTCTTCAAAATCGACTTTACGCATTAATGCATCGATCATATTACGTAACAGATCGATAGATAGAAGTAGCATATCTTGATGATCATTAGTCATCTGTCGGCGGCCATCTCTAATCTCATCGAGAAGCGTCTCTAATAGATGGGTATAACCTGCAACTTGTGAGAATCCGAAGGTAGCACTGCCTCCCTTAATAGAGTGAGCAGCCCTAAAAATAGTATTAATAGATTCATCGTCGGGCTCACTGACATCCAGCTTGAGGAGCTCTGACTCCATGCTTTCCAGTCCTTCTAAGCTCTCTTCAAAAAATACCTGACTAAATTGACTGAGATCGATTTCCATATTTAGATGCCACCATTAGGTCCATTTATTGTGATTAACCTAGTACTTTGCGTACCGTCGCAAGTAATTGGTCTGGATTGAATGGTTTGACTATCCATCCTGTCGCTCCAGCCGAACGGCCTTCATGCTTCTTATCGATTCCAGATTCAGTGGTTAACATGAGTAATGGAGTGAACTTGTAAGCAGGGAGCGTTCGCAAATTACGGATCAATGTTAATCCATCCATAATCGGCATATTTACATCGGAAATGACAAGATCGAATTCACCTACTTGTGCCGCTTTAAGGGCTTCGTCTCCATCGCAAGCTTCTGTTACATCAAAACCTGCTGTTTTTAATGTAAATCCGACCATTTGGCGCATTGAAGCCGAGTCATCGACCGCCAGTATTTTCTTCATAGGGAATTCTCCTCAAGTGTATCCACTTGCAGGTGTGGAAGTATGATTCCTAACTCTCTTAAGTTAGTCAAAAGGTCCGGTTGGCAACCTAGCCAGTCGACTTTTAGAGAGCGGGCATCACATGTTCTGGAAAATAGATGAAGCAGCTGTGCACCAGCTGTGTCAACTCTGGATAATTGGCTTGCGTCGATATGAAGTATTTCAGTTTGTGTAAATAGCTCAGAAAGTTGAGAGAATACCGGCTGAATATTTCGTATCGTTATTTCCGAATCCAATTTAATAGTTTGATCTGACATTTAATTTTCCTTTGGATTACTTTTGTCCATCCCTGCAAGATCAAAAGATAGTCGGCAAATAGGAGTATTTCCTCTTTTGGAATAATATTTTTTGAATACATTTAGTTAAAAAATATTATTTAGAGGGAGGGCGGGCTAAGAAATGTGCAGAGGGGATAGATTAACTACTTATATAACAGATGATTACATGTTTTTGATTTTGCTGATCTTGCGTATGTCTGAGATGAGTTCCTTGGTCAAAATTTGTGGCAAGGTTCCAGGTGTTGAAGACTTAGGTTTGATGACGGCAACCTTGTTTCCCTGAGGAGATATTAGTGCCATAGAGGCACTATGATCTACCTGATAATTTTGTCCTTCTCCGACCATGGCGTAGACAAAGCCTAAATCGCGGGTTAGAGGAAACAGTTGGGAGTGCTCCCCAGTTACTGCTGTAAACTCTGGATTAAAGAAATCCATATAAGAAAGTAATTTATCCTGAGTGTCTCTTTGTGGATCAACTGAGAGGAAGATAATTTGCAGATCTATATCTTTCAATAGTTCAGGATATGCAGCCGTTAGTTTCCCCATGGTTGTAGGGCACACATCAGGACACGCGGTGTATCCAATAAAGAACAAGCTCCATTTATTGGCTAGTTGTAGGTTAGAAAACAACTCGCCATGTTGATCTTTCAGTGTAAACGGAGCTAATTTTTTAGGAGTAGGAAAGAGAAAACTGGTTGAAAGTTCGGGCGCAGCATTATTTGATCTAAATTGGACTGCTGTCACGCCACCTAAGCCCAATAACACTAGGCTAAATACTGCAAACACTAGAATAGACAGTCGCTTGCTCATAGGATAATCCTGTTAATCATGGTTAGAAAACTCAAACATCAAACCCAGAGATAGTGATCGACTAAGAGTACGATGAATAACAACATCAGATGATAGATAGAGAAACGGAAAACCTGCATTGCAAGACCTGGTTTATCATCATATTTTAGCTCCCAGGATTTATAGATAAACCCACAGCTAAGTAGGGTAGAACCCACTAAATATACGGGTCCACACATGCCAACTAGCACTGGTAAAAGGCATGCGATGGCGAGCAAGATGGTGTATAGCAAGATACAGGTTTTGGTAAATTCAGTGCCGTGAGTGACTGGTAGCATCGGAATGTCTACTTTGGCATATTCTGCTTTTCTGTGAATGGCTAGAGCCCAGAAGTGGGGCGGAGTCCAAGCAAAGATAATGATCACAAGTAGCAGAGCATTACCATGAAACTCACCCGTTACCGCTGTCCAGCCTAATAGAGGCGGCATGGCTCCTGCGAGTCCACCCACGACGATATTTTGAGGTGTTGCTCGTTTTAGGTAAGCAGTATAGATGACGGCGTAACCAAGTAAACTGGCGAAGGTTAGCCAAGCTGTTAATTCATTGACTAAAGTGTAGAGTAAGATAAAACCGATAACCGCTAAAGATATTGAGAAGGTAAGAGCTTTAGTGATAGACACTTTACCTTTTGGCAAAGGCCGGTTATAAGTTCGAGCCATTAACCCATCGATCCTACGATCAATTAAGTGGTTAAAAGCAGCCGCAGCTCCCGCCATCATTCCTATGCCTAGCATCCCAAAGATTAAGGCTTGTAGAGGAACTGAGCCTGGTACAGCAAGGCACATACCAACCAAAACGGTGAGTAACATAAGAGCGACGACTTTAGGTTTTGTCATCTCGTAATAGGCGCGCCATTGAAGTGGTTGGCTTTGGGCTGCATTGCTTGCTGATGAAATCGAAAGTGGTTTTGCCATGCTCATTCCTCTCTTTGGTGTTACGCCATATTGTTTGAGTTATTGCGTAATTAAATTCTTATTTTTTACCCGTACTCTTTTTTGTAGGTAAGATATTGAGTTATGCTTTACGCCATAGGGCATAGTTGATAAACACTAAATTTAGAAGCAAGAAGGCTGCTCCAGCGTTATGAGAAACGGCGATGCCTAAAGGTAAGTGAAGTACAACATTGCTGATCCCTAATCCAACCTGCAAACATACGAGCAAAACAAGTAGTACTGCCGAACGTTTTAACAGTGATGATTGAGATTGCTTATATAATTTAAAGGCTAACCAAAACAACATACCAGCCGTCACTATCGCCCCAAATCGATGCACTACATGTATTGTCATTCTCGAAGCATAATCTAATACCCCGAATTCATAGCTGTCGTGAACTTCTTGAAAGGGATTAAAAGCCTGAGTGAGCTTGAGGTTGTTATACCAATCTCCCTCACAAATAGGCAACGAGGTACAAGCAAGTGCAGCGTAATTGGAAGAGGTCCAGCCACCAATCATTATTTGTAAAATCAATACACCGAGGCAAGTTAGCGCCAGAGGTGCTAGTTTTCGAGCGATCGCATCTCCTCCGGGGATCCTTAAAGGTTTTGTTCTTAAGTAAAGTAAAAGAAGCAAAGACACTAAGCTGAAGCCACCAATAAGATGAGACATGACCACAATGGGCATTAGTTTCATCGTTACTGTCCACATGCCGAGTGCCGCTTGGAATACGATTAGTAGTGCAATAACGGTAGGCAGTTTTTTAGGTGTTTCATTATTTTTAAGGCAAAGAATAAATATCAACAGGACTAATAGACCTAAGGCCCCAGCGATATATCTATGTATCATCTCTAACCAAGCCTTTTTAGGCTTGACTTCATGACCTGGGAAGTTATTTTGAACTTGGGTGAGTTCATGGGCTTGGCTTGGCACTTTTATCATACCGTAACACCCTGGCCAGTCAGGGCAGCCAAGACCTGCATCCGATAGTCGGGTGTAGGCCCCCATCAAGATGACACAAAAGGTGAATATGATGGTAATTTTAAGTAATGGGGAGAGCTTCATTAGCCCACTCTCGATAGTTTTAGCATTTTTCTGAGATCAGAGATTAAGGCTTTTGCTTGTAATATTTGCTTATCTCGACCAGATACTGGTGGGTATCGCATAACCAGACTACCAAGTGGATCAACGATAATCATCTGCTGTTGATTAAGCATCTCACTTAAAGGAGGATTTACTTTGACAGTCTCGAATGAAACGCCAGATAAAGCTGAAGTATCACTGTTATCGTCAAGTAAAATTAGGGTGTGAACTCTGTCTTGCTCTTTGCCTAAGGCGACATGACTTTGTTGCAGTATGTATAGGCGATCTAGACATAATTGATCGCAATGTTCAGGAAGCAGATAGAGCAGTTGCCACTCTTTGGGTTTCGGATTATCCATGGCCAGAGACGCATAACTGGTCCCAGTGGACAGAAGCTCTCCCTTATTGGTTGCTCCACCTTGGTATAGATTCATGCTCAGCACAATTTTGGCTGCGACTACGGGTAATAAAAACACCAATAGCAAAATGATAAGTGGTTTTGTGCCGCTCTTTTTGGGGGAGTTCATACTCTCTCCTCTAGTGAGATACCTTAAACGGGCCTAATAAGAAGGAATATGATCTATAAGATCATATTCATCTTGTTTCCCGAGACGGCTAGGAAACGATTTATAGACTTAATTATGACGATAAACAATGCTTATTCCCTAACCTACGTGGTCTTGTTTCTATTGGCAATAGTCATTTTGGTTTATTGTCATCTCTTTGTTTTTACTATTTGTTTTTTAATTCGCTTCTAATGAAATAGATCATAAGTAAAGCAAAAGCTAATGCCAGTGAAAACCACTGTAAGGCGTATCCTAAGTGTTTTTGAGCTGACATTGGGATAGGTTTCCATGGATGTGGTAGGGAGCTCCCTGAGATACTTGTGGGTTGAAATACAGCTAATGCGACAGCGTGGTTTAACATTTCTTCTATTTGAGGAATATTTAAATTTTGAATTCTTTTAGGCCACCCGTTTTCTGCCATAAGCGCTGAACTCATTGGGTTTGTTTGCTTTTGATATAAACGTCCCTCCAAGGTTTGAGTTTGGCTTATATGGGGGAATTGGGGAAGTAACCGTCTATCGTTGCCAGCAGGAACAAATCCTAATTCGACCAGTAACCAAGGAGTATCAGGTGTGACCTGTAAGGCTTGAATAGCTAAATAGCCAACTTGTCCCTTAAATGTTTGATTATCCAGTAAGAATACTTTGTTTCCAATGGGATGTATCTTAGTGTTGAGCCGATACCCTGTCAGCGGTTCCGAGGGCGGAAGATCGAGTAGTTGATCAAATGATAGTGGCACTGAAACTTGTCTGGCAGTAAGTTGTGATTGGATATCTTCTTTAAGCTCAGCACGAGATAGTTGCCAGAAACCTAACTTGACCAAAAGCAGAAACAGACTCACAGTAGCAATAGTGAGCAGCACTTTTGTGCCTACCCAAAAAAGTCGAGGATTGCGAGTGAATACATTATTAGTGTTTAAATTTATCTTAGTACTGCTACTGCTTTTCATCTTATTTAATCTTGCTCGAGCCCTATTGGTTCTCGTGAAAGGAGAGAGTAAGGTTCCTATGAGTCAATATCTTGGTCGTAGGGTGATCTTCTCAGTGTTGGTGGTGCTATTGTTGTTAGGTGCCTTAGCAACAGGGGTCATTACTCCCAATCCAAGACCCTACTGACTTAATCGTTAATCGTTAATCGTTAATCGCTAAGTGTTAAGCAAAGCGACTTCTAGCATCTTAGTTATTGCATTAGCCGCCCCGTTATTAAATCCAATAACAGGGACGAATTTCAGTCTCTTTTAATTTAGATCGAACTAAGTCCTAGATCTTCAACGTTAAGTTGTTCTTTATAAAAACCACCACGCAGTAGCTCACATAGAGATGCGCAACAGATCTATTCTTAGAGGACATAAACAAAGATAAATAAACATAACCACACTACATCGACAAAGTGCCAATACCAGCTTCCTGCCTGAAAAGCAAAATGCTTGTCAGGAGTGAAATGTCCCTTTAACACTCGTACAAACAGCACAAATAAGAACACGGTGCCTAACGTAACATGCATACCATGGAAGCCAGTAAGCAGGAAGAAAGTACTGCCATAAACACCAGAGTCTAACGTAAGCCCCATCTCCTGATAGGCATGAATATACTCTTCGACTTGAAGGCCTAAGAAGCAGATACCAAGTAAGATAGTTATGCCAAGCCATACTGCGATTGCAGAACGCTTGCCTTTTTCAAGGCTAACATGGGCCATATGTAGGGTAATAGAAGATGTTAGCAGGATTATAGTGTTATAAAGAGGTAAACCAGTCCAGCCCATAGCTTCGGTTTTTGTTCCATCAGGTGTGGTAACCAGAGGCCAAACAGCTTCGAAGCCTGGCCAAAGAAGTTCATTGGTCATGGCATTGTTAGAGTCTCCTCCTAGCCAAGGTACCGCGATCATTCTGGCATAGAGCAGGGCACCAAAAAATGCTGCAAAGAACATGACTTCAGAAAAAATAAACCAACTCATTCCTTGCCTAAATGAACGATCCATCTGTTTGGAATAGAGTCCACTCATGGACTCAGCAATAACGGTTCTGAACCAACCAAAAATCATATAGATAATAACGGCTATTCCAGCGAGTAAAATGTACCCACCACTACCACCTTCGGTTTTAAGCTGTTGTACATAACTGCCTGCACCAAACGCGATAAGGAATAATCCAACGGCCCCTATAATAGGCCAGGCGCTTTGAGCCGGAACATAATAATTTTCGTGCTTCGTTGTCATCTTGTCGCTCCTTGCTCTACATCATCAACATATCCACGATTTGTGATGTTGTAGAGGGTATAAGAGAGAGTCAACGTTGATATGGATTCTGGTAAATCCGGATCCACAAAAAATATCAGCGGTAACTCTGCGCTGGCTTCAGCTGTTAACCTTTGTTGATTAAAGCAGAAGCATTCAGTTTTATTGAAGTAGGCGGCTCCCTGACCAGGTGATACAGATGGGATCGCCTGACCGAGTATCTCTTCGGATGAGAGGTTAACAGCCTTAAAGTTTGTTCTGATAAGCTCGCCAGGATGGACCTGCATACGCTTCATTTCAGGCTTAAACTCCCAAGGCATATCACTTTGTATCTGCGCCATAAACTCTATGGTTACTGTACGACTTGTATCTATGATCATCGGTTTATAGCTACTTGCCGTACTACTGGTTTTTCCATTGATACCAAGTTGTTCGCACAATACGTCGTAGAGAGGAACTAAGGCGAAGCCAAACCCAAACATACCGATAGCACCCGCTATAAGCATAGTAATTAATTTCTTGTTTGAGTTAACCTTCTCATCCGGCATGACTATTTCACCTCAGGGGGAGTAGTAAATGAGTGATATGGAGCGGGGCTTGGTATTGTCCACTCGAGTCCCTCTGCACCTTCCCATGGTTTTGCCGGTGCTTTAACGCCTCCACGAATGCACTTTATTACCACGTAAAGTAATATGAACTGTGATAAACCAAAGGCAAAACCTCCAATTGAAACAATCTGATTTACGTCGGCAAACTGCACCGCATAATCAGGGATACGTCGTGGCATGCCTGCTAAGCCTAAGAAATGCATGGGGAAAAACAACACGTTGACCGAAATGACAGAGCACCAAAAATGAATCTTGCCCCACTTCTCATCGTACATATAGCCTGTCCACTTAGGTATCCAATAGTAGACCGCCGCCATAATTGAAAATATGGCGCCGGTAACGAGTACGTAGTGGAAATGGGCAACGACAAAATAGGTGTCATGATATTGAAAATCAGCTGGAGTAATGGCGAGCATCAAGCCGGAGAAGCCGCCTATGGTAAACAGAATGATAAAGGCGATAGCAAATAACATGGGGGTTTCGAACGTTATCGATCCCCGCCACATGGTCGCAACCCAGTTGAATACCTTTACCCCAGTAGGGACTGCGATAAGCATCGTACAGTACATGAAGAAGAGTTCTGCAAATACCGGCATACCTGTGGTGAACATATGGTGTGCCCAGACTAGGAATGAAAGTATTGCGATACTCGCCGTTGCATACACCATAGATGAATAACCAAAAAGCGGTTTTCGACTAAAGGTGGGCACGATGGCTGAGATGATACCGAAGGAGGGTAAAATCATGATGTAAACTTCGGGATGGCCGAAGAACCAGAATATATGCTGGAACATCACAGGATCGCCACCACCAGCGGCATCGAAGAAGCTGGTGCCGAAGTATTTATCGGTCAGTACCATGGTCACAGTACCAGCGAGAACAGGCATCACGGCGATCAAGAGGAAGGCGGTTATAAGCCAGGTCCAGACAAACAGAGGTAACTTCATCCAAGTCATACCAGGGGCACGCATATTGACGATTGTGACAATTACGTTAATGGCTCCCATGATGGAACTCATTCCCATAATGTGCACTGAAAATACGAACAGAGCCGTACTATCCGGACTATATGCTGTCGACAGTGGAGCGTAGAAGGTCCAACCAAAGTTGGGTCCACCACCTTCCATAAAGAGCGAGCTCAATAAGATGGCAAAGGCAAAAGGTAAAATCCAGAAACTCCAGTTATTCATTCTGGGAAGAGCCATATCTGGAGCGCCAATCATCATCGGAATTAGCCAGTTAGCTAATCCGGTGAAAGCGGGCATCACCGCGCCAAATACCATTATCAGCCCGTGGACCGTGGTCATCTGATTGAAAAAATTAGGCTCGATAAGTTGCAACCCGGGCTGAAAGAGTTCAGCTCGAATAACCATTGCCATAGCGCCACCCGTCAGGAACATGATGAAGCTGAACCAAAGGTAGAGTGTGCCTATGTCTTTGTGGTTAGTCGTAAAAAGCCAGCGTTTGATACCGCTTGGTAGTGGTTCATGATGTTCATCATGATGATCTGCTTCATTGAGTTCTGGCTCAACTTTGTCATGTTCTTCGTGCGTTAAACTAGTCATTGCGCCTCCCCCCTATTGGCCGTGCTGAATAATATCAGCCGCCTGAACCATATCGCCTGTATTGTTATCCCATGCGTTTCGTTCGTAAGTGATCACGGCTGCAATCTCTTGCGCCGTCAGTTGTTTTCCGAATGCCTGCATTGCAGTGCCGGGTTTGCCATTCATAACCATGTCAAGATGACCCGTTACAGTCCCAGTAATGACAGGACTGTTCACTAATGAGGGGAAAGCACCTGGTAGGCCTGTTCCTGCTGCTTGATGACAAGCAACACAGTTGGTCATATACACTCTTTCACCTAGAGTCATAAGCTCATTCATGGTTAAGTCTGACAAATCAACTTCTTCTAGATCTTCTTTAACGTCATCAATTACAGCACCAATCACACTTGTATTAGCAGGTTCTGTCTCAGATAAGGTCACTGGAATGTCGGTGTTTGACTCGCTTGACGCTGCAGCACTTGAACTCGCCGAGCTGACATCCGATGCTTGAACTGCATCACCTGAATCATTGCCCCAAGCATTACGTTCAAACGTCACTACGGCGGCAATTTCTGTTGCTGTTAGCTGTTTAGCAAATGCCTGCATAGCAGTACCAGGTTTACCATTTAAGACCATATCGAGATGACCAGAGACAGCGCCTTTAATAATGGGACTGCCAATAAGGGAAGGGAACACGCCAGGTAGGCCTGCACCGTTGGGCTGGTGACATGCAGCACAGCGAGCCATATACACTTGTTCTCCTTGAGCCATGAGATCTTCCATGCTTAAGGTTTGAGATAGTGCGGCTTGTGCTTCGGCGGCTGCATTACTCGCTGCATTTTTCTGTGCAGCTAACCAAATATCAAAATCAGCTTCGGTAAGAGCTTCAACAACAATGGGCATAAAGCCATGATCTTTACCACATAGCTCAGCACATTGGCCGCGATAAACACCGGGCTTATCAATACGAGTCCAAGCTTCATTAATAAATCCTGGGTTTGCATCTTTTTTGACGGCGAAAGCGGGTACCCACCAAGAGTGGATAACATCATCAGAGGTCATCAAGAAACGTACTTTTTTATTGATGGGCAGCACTAAAGGCTTGTCGACTTCAAGGAGGTAATTTACTCCCTTAGCTTCCGTTCCTTCAATCTGTGCTCTTGGAGTCGAGAGTAAACTGTAAAATTCAATATCTTGATCGAAATAGCTGTAATGCCATTTCCATTGGGATCCGGTGACCTTAATTGTTATATCGGCATCGGAGGAGTCTTCCATGGCAATCAATGTTTTAGTAGCAGGGATAGCCATTAAAATGAGGATGATGAAAGGTATAATTGTCCACGCTATTTCGACTTTTGTACTTTCATGAAAATTGGAGGCAATCGCTCCCTTGGATTTTCTGTGGTTGATCATGGAGTAGATCATGACAC is from Shewanella sp. MTB7 and encodes:
- a CDS encoding chemotaxis protein CheA yields the protein MEIDLSQFSQVFFEESLEGLESMESELLKLDVSEPDDESINTIFRAAHSIKGGSATFGFSQVAGYTHLLETLLDEIRDGRRQMTNDHQDMLLLSIDLLRNMIDALMRKVDFEDPLLAELERRFNAALTGNASHEELDESAIEETIDDNDHQMATWTIDFKPGIDILRCGNDPSLMFNELRLLGQLSVTLVDSTLPDFSDLDPEACYLNWQLTLITEQPLDKIKEVFEWVEDECIINYHKQAHLTEKEQTSSSEAQDKDKPLSTGTTVTAKPKAVTTAKTPEGGSIRVSIEKIDILINMVGELVITQAMLGQIGQQDSIEEESLLSLKQGLEQLASHTRDLQESVMQIRMLPISFAFNRFPRLVRDIGQQLGKKVELVLKGEETELDKTVMEKIVDPMVHLVRNSLDHGLETPDIRVSKGKPEIGTITLNAFHQGGNIIIEIIDDGAGLNTQLIRKKALEKGLISEDEELSEDAINQLIFKAGFSTAEAVSDLSGRGVGMDVVRRNIHELNGTIELKSTKDKGSRFTIRLPLTLAILDGQLVRVGKHTYVVPLVSIHESLQVEEQRINRISEDHELIRLRDEYLPVIKVFQEFGHDADYQEIKDGLVMVVDSNNEKIGLLVDELLSQQQVVIKSLEDNYNKVAGVSGATILGDGTVALIIDIFGLVNLAGITSTKEHAA
- a CDS encoding response regulator, with amino-acid sequence MKKILAVDDSASMRQMVGFTLKTAGFDVTEACDGDEALKAAQVGEFDLVISDVNMPIMDGLTLIRNLRTLPAYKFTPLLMLTTESGIDKKHEGRSAGATGWIVKPFNPDQLLATVRKVLG
- a CDS encoding STAS domain-containing protein, translating into MSDQTIKLDSEITIRNIQPVFSQLSELFTQTEILHIDASQLSRVDTAGAQLLHLFSRTCDARSLKVDWLGCQPDLLTNLRELGIILPHLQVDTLEENSL
- a CDS encoding SCO family protein; translated protein: MSKRLSILVFAVFSLVLLGLGGVTAVQFRSNNAAPELSTSFLFPTPKKLAPFTLKDQHGELFSNLQLANKWSLFFIGYTACPDVCPTTMGKLTAAYPELLKDIDLQIIFLSVDPQRDTQDKLLSYMDFFNPEFTAVTGEHSQLFPLTRDLGFVYAMVGEGQNYQVDHSASMALISPQGNKVAVIKPKSSTPGTLPQILTKELISDIRKISKIKNM
- the cyoE gene encoding heme o synthase is translated as MAKPLSISSASNAAQSQPLQWRAYYEMTKPKVVALMLLTVLVGMCLAVPGSVPLQALIFGMLGIGMMAGAAAAFNHLIDRRIDGLMARTYNRPLPKGKVSITKALTFSISLAVIGFILLYTLVNELTAWLTFASLLGYAVIYTAYLKRATPQNIVVGGLAGAMPPLLGWTAVTGEFHGNALLLVIIIFAWTPPHFWALAIHRKAEYAKVDIPMLPVTHGTEFTKTCILLYTILLAIACLLPVLVGMCGPVYLVGSTLLSCGFIYKSWELKYDDKPGLAMQVFRFSIYHLMLLFIVLLVDHYLWV
- a CDS encoding COX15/CtaA family protein gives rise to the protein MKLSPLLKITIIFTFCVILMGAYTRLSDAGLGCPDWPGCYGMIKVPSQAHELTQVQNNFPGHEVKPKKAWLEMIHRYIAGALGLLVLLIFILCLKNNETPKKLPTVIALLIVFQAALGMWTVTMKLMPIVVMSHLIGGFSLVSLLLLLYLRTKPLRIPGGDAIARKLAPLALTCLGVLILQIMIGGWTSSNYAALACTSLPICEGDWYNNLKLTQAFNPFQEVHDSYEFGVLDYASRMTIHVVHRFGAIVTAGMLFWLAFKLYKQSQSSLLKRSAVLLVLLVCLQVGLGISNVVLHLPLGIAVSHNAGAAFLLLNLVFINYALWRKA
- a CDS encoding SURF1 family protein encodes the protein MLLTIATVSLFLLLVKLGFWQLSRAELKEDIQSQLTARQVSVPLSFDQLLDLPPSEPLTGYRLNTKIHPIGNKVFLLDNQTFKGQVGYLAIQALQVTPDTPWLLVELGFVPAGNDRRLLPQFPHISQTQTLEGRLYQKQTNPMSSALMAENGWPKRIQNLNIPQIEEMLNHAVALAVFQPTSISGSSLPHPWKPIPMSAQKHLGYALQWFSLALAFALLMIYFIRSELKNK
- a CDS encoding DUF2909 family protein gives rise to the protein MNTLLVFKFILVLLLLFILFNLARALLVLVKGESKVPMSQYLGRRVIFSVLVVLLLLGALATGVITPNPRPY
- a CDS encoding cytochrome c oxidase subunit 3, which produces MTTKHENYYVPAQSAWPIIGAVGLFLIAFGAGSYVQQLKTEGGSGGYILLAGIAVIIYMIFGWFRTVIAESMSGLYSKQMDRSFRQGMSWFIFSEVMFFAAFFGALLYARMIAVPWLGGDSNNAMTNELLWPGFEAVWPLVTTPDGTKTEAMGWTGLPLYNTIILLTSSITLHMAHVSLEKGKRSAIAVWLGITILLGICFLGLQVEEYIHAYQEMGLTLDSGVYGSTFFLLTGFHGMHVTLGTVFLFVLFVRVLKGHFTPDKHFAFQAGSWYWHFVDVVWLCLFIFVYVL
- a CDS encoding cytochrome c oxidase assembly protein gives rise to the protein MPDEKVNSNKKLITMLIAGAIGMFGFGFALVPLYDVLCEQLGINGKTSSTASSYKPMIIDTSRTVTIEFMAQIQSDMPWEFKPEMKRMQVHPGELIRTNFKAVNLSSEEILGQAIPSVSPGQGAAYFNKTECFCFNQQRLTAEASAELPLIFFVDPDLPESISTLTLSYTLYNITNRGYVDDVEQGATR
- the ctaD gene encoding cytochrome c oxidase subunit I, producing the protein MTSLTHEEHDKVEPELNEADHHDEHHEPLPSGIKRWLFTTNHKDIGTLYLWFSFIMFLTGGAMAMVIRAELFQPGLQLIEPNFFNQMTTVHGLIMVFGAVMPAFTGLANWLIPMMIGAPDMALPRMNNWSFWILPFAFAILLSSLFMEGGGPNFGWTFYAPLSTAYSPDSTALFVFSVHIMGMSSIMGAINVIVTIVNMRAPGMTWMKLPLFVWTWLITAFLLIAVMPVLAGTVTMVLTDKYFGTSFFDAAGGGDPVMFQHIFWFFGHPEVYIMILPSFGIISAIVPTFSRKPLFGYSSMVYATASIAILSFLVWAHHMFTTGMPVFAELFFMYCTMLIAVPTGVKVFNWVATMWRGSITFETPMLFAIAFIILFTIGGFSGLMLAITPADFQYHDTYFVVAHFHYVLVTGAIFSIMAAVYYWIPKWTGYMYDEKWGKIHFWCSVISVNVLFFPMHFLGLAGMPRRIPDYAVQFADVNQIVSIGGFAFGLSQFILLYVVIKCIRGGVKAPAKPWEGAEGLEWTIPSPAPYHSFTTPPEVK
- the coxB gene encoding cytochrome c oxidase subunit II; the encoded protein is MKKVLYCFLALLFTPSMLASEMPLNMTQGVTDISGQVYNLHMIILYICCAIGFLVFGVMIYSMINHRKSKGAIASNFHESTKVEIAWTIIPFIILILMAIPATKTLIAMEDSSDADITIKVTGSQWKWHYSYFDQDIEFYSLLSTPRAQIEGTEAKGVNYLLEVDKPLVLPINKKVRFLMTSDDVIHSWWVPAFAVKKDANPGFINEAWTRIDKPGVYRGQCAELCGKDHGFMPIVVEALTEADFDIWLAAQKNAASNAAAEAQAALSQTLSMEDLMAQGEQVYMARCAACHQPNGAGLPGVFPSLIGSPIIKGAVSGHLDMVLNGKPGTAMQAFAKQLTATEIAAVVTFERNAWGNDSGDAVQASDVSSASSSAAASSESNTDIPVTLSETEPANTSVIGAVIDDVKEDLEEVDLSDLTMNELMTLGERVYMTNCVACHQAAGTGLPGAFPSLVNSPVITGTVTGHLDMVMNGKPGTAMQAFGKQLTAQEIAAVITYERNAWDNNTGDMVQAADIIQHGQ